Proteins from a genomic interval of Synechococcus sp. A15-28:
- the groL gene encoding chaperonin GroEL (60 kDa chaperone family; promotes refolding of misfolded polypeptides especially under stressful conditions; forms two stacked rings of heptamers to form a barrel-shaped 14mer; ends can be capped by GroES; misfolded proteins enter the barrel where they are refolded when GroES binds) yields the protein MAKLLSFSDESRSALERGVDALADAVRVTIGPRGRNVVLEKSFGAPDIVNDGDTIAREIELDDPFENLGAKLIQQVASRTKDKAGDGTTTATVLAQAMVREGLRNTAAGASPVELRRGMEKAVAQVVNGLQQRSQPVAGDSIRQVATVSSGGDDEVGRMISEAMDRVSADGVITVEESKSLATELEVTEGMAFDRGYSSPYFVTDPDRQICEFENPLILLTDRKISAIADLVPVLEAVQKSGSPLLILAEEVEGEALATLVVNRNRGVLQVAAVRAPSFGERRKAALADIAILTGGTLISEDRAMTLDKVELSDLGKARRVTISKESTTIVATEDHRAAVTDRVASIKRELDATDSDYDREKLNERIAKLAGGVAVIKVGAPTETELKNRKLRIEDALNATRAAIEEGIVPGGGTTLLQLADGLNSLVEQLEGDQRTGVEILQRALVAPVHHIATNAGHNGDVVIEAMRNSGQGFNALTGNYEDLMAAGIVDAAKVVSLAVQDAVSIASLLITTEVVIADKPEPEAPAADGGGDPMGGMGGMGGMGMPGMGGMGGMGMPGMM from the coding sequence ATGGCCAAACTCCTTTCCTTCTCTGACGAATCCCGCAGCGCCCTGGAACGCGGCGTCGACGCCTTGGCTGACGCCGTGCGCGTCACCATCGGCCCGCGCGGCCGCAATGTGGTGCTGGAAAAGTCATTCGGTGCCCCCGACATCGTCAATGACGGCGACACCATCGCCCGAGAAATCGAACTGGATGATCCCTTCGAGAACCTTGGGGCCAAGTTGATCCAGCAGGTGGCCTCCCGCACCAAGGACAAGGCCGGTGACGGCACCACGACGGCCACGGTGCTGGCCCAGGCCATGGTGAGGGAAGGTCTGCGCAACACGGCTGCAGGAGCCAGCCCGGTAGAGCTCCGCCGTGGCATGGAAAAGGCCGTCGCACAGGTGGTCAACGGTCTTCAGCAGCGCAGCCAGCCCGTGGCGGGAGATTCCATCCGTCAGGTGGCCACCGTCAGTTCCGGTGGTGACGACGAAGTGGGTCGGATGATTTCCGAAGCCATGGATCGTGTCAGCGCCGATGGGGTGATCACCGTTGAGGAGTCCAAATCCCTGGCTACGGAGCTTGAGGTCACCGAAGGCATGGCCTTCGACCGCGGCTACAGCTCCCCCTATTTCGTCACCGATCCCGATCGCCAGATCTGTGAGTTCGAGAATCCGCTGATCCTGCTCACCGATCGCAAGATCAGCGCCATCGCCGATCTCGTTCCTGTGCTTGAAGCGGTGCAGAAGAGTGGTTCTCCACTGTTGATCCTGGCCGAGGAAGTGGAAGGCGAAGCCCTGGCCACCCTCGTGGTGAATCGCAACCGGGGCGTGTTGCAGGTGGCGGCTGTCCGGGCCCCATCCTTCGGCGAACGCCGCAAAGCAGCCCTCGCTGATATCGCCATCCTCACCGGCGGAACGCTGATCAGTGAAGACCGGGCGATGACCCTGGACAAAGTGGAGCTGTCTGATCTCGGCAAAGCACGCCGCGTCACCATCAGCAAGGAGAGCACCACGATCGTGGCCACGGAGGATCACCGTGCCGCCGTCACCGACCGTGTGGCCTCCATCAAGCGAGAACTCGATGCCACCGACTCCGACTACGACCGCGAGAAGCTGAACGAGCGCATCGCCAAGCTCGCCGGCGGCGTTGCCGTCATCAAAGTGGGTGCTCCCACGGAAACGGAACTCAAGAACCGCAAGCTGCGGATCGAGGATGCCCTGAACGCCACCCGGGCGGCCATCGAAGAGGGCATCGTTCCCGGTGGTGGCACCACACTTCTGCAGCTGGCCGATGGGTTGAACAGCCTGGTGGAGCAGCTGGAAGGTGATCAACGCACCGGTGTTGAAATTCTTCAGCGTGCCCTGGTGGCACCGGTGCATCACATCGCCACCAACGCAGGCCATAACGGCGACGTTGTGATCGAAGCCATGCGCAACAGCGGTCAAGGGTTCAACGCCCTCACCGGCAACTACGAAGATCTGATGGCTGCTGGCATTGTCGATGCCGCCAAGGTGGTGAGCCTCGCTGTTCAGGATGCAGTGTCGATCGCCTCGCTGCTGATCACCACGGAAGTGGTGATCGCGGACAAACCTGAGCCGGAAGCCCCGGCTGCCGATGGCGGCGGCGATCCCATGGGCGGCATGGGTGGAATGGGCGGCATGGGCATGCCTGGAATGGGCGGCATGGGGGGCATGGGCATGCCCGGGATGATGTGA
- a CDS encoding potassium channel protein yields the protein MNQGSRRWTSRRQLKLLAAPWRGPFSALAAVISIGAMGYRLTEGWDWGDCLWMVLITISTIGYGEVETLSPAGRLVTVLIVVGGLIVVQLAIQRVLGLKDAGYFRRLQEFRIHRMLESLHDHVILCGYGRIGQEIAAQLQRDQIPLVVIETDPDRRDVAEANGLQVLLADATLDETLLDAGLERCQSLVAALPSDASNLYVVLSARGLKPTCRLIARANSDEAATKLRLAGAAVVVSPYVAGGRVMAASALRPLALNFMELLAGSDFEIEEFQLSRDPLPLNAIQGRSLAELELGRRSGALVLAIRDGNDLIANPGGETQLAPGQLLIVLGSKPQLKRFQALLGEAVDSIETMAG from the coding sequence ATGAATCAGGGCTCTCGACGCTGGACGAGCCGACGTCAGCTCAAGCTGCTGGCGGCCCCATGGCGCGGTCCCTTCAGCGCCCTCGCGGCCGTGATCTCGATCGGTGCGATGGGCTACCGCCTCACCGAAGGATGGGATTGGGGGGACTGTCTCTGGATGGTGCTGATCACCATCAGCACCATCGGCTACGGAGAAGTGGAAACCCTCTCCCCGGCAGGGCGGCTGGTGACGGTGCTGATCGTCGTGGGTGGCCTGATCGTCGTTCAACTGGCGATTCAGCGGGTGCTTGGCCTGAAGGACGCGGGTTATTTCCGCAGACTGCAGGAGTTCCGCATCCACCGCATGCTGGAAAGCCTGCACGATCACGTCATCCTCTGCGGCTATGGGCGCATTGGTCAGGAGATCGCAGCCCAGCTGCAGCGCGATCAGATTCCCCTCGTGGTGATTGAGACCGACCCGGATCGTCGGGATGTGGCGGAAGCCAATGGACTGCAGGTGCTTCTGGCGGATGCGACCCTCGACGAAACGCTTCTCGACGCTGGCCTGGAGCGCTGTCAAAGCCTGGTGGCGGCTCTGCCCAGTGATGCTTCAAATCTCTATGTGGTTCTCAGCGCCCGGGGGTTGAAGCCCACCTGCAGGCTCATCGCGCGAGCCAACAGCGATGAAGCCGCCACGAAGCTGCGGCTCGCCGGCGCCGCGGTTGTGGTGAGTCCCTACGTCGCCGGTGGACGGGTGATGGCGGCCTCCGCATTGCGTCCCCTGGCCCTGAATTTCATGGAACTTCTGGCGGGGTCGGATTTTGAAATCGAGGAATTCCAACTCAGCCGCGACCCTCTGCCCCTGAACGCAATTCAGGGTCGGAGCCTGGCGGAACTGGAACTGGGCCGCCGCAGCGGAGCCCTCGTGCTTGCGATCCGAGATGGAAATGACCTGATCGCCAACCCAGGCGGGGAAACCCAGTTGGCCCCTGGCCAACTGCTGATCGTGCTGGGCAGCAAGCCGCAACTCAAACGCTTTCAGGCGCTTCTGGGCGAAGCGGTCGACAGCATCGAAACCATGGCGGGTTGA
- a CDS encoding ATP-binding cassette domain-containing protein, translating to MPLIELRHLRKSYGSVVALEDLNLEVPEACLYGLLGPNGAGKTSTLRILATLLEPDSGSVQVAGIDAIKDPRAVRRQLGYVAQEVAIDKILTGRELLQLQGDLYHLPRRDRDQRMADLIERLAMGDWVDRRCGTYSGGMRRRLDLAAGLLHRPRLLVLDEPTVGLDIESRSAIWDLLRQLVSQGTSVLLSSHYLEEIEAIADRMAIIDSGRVIAEGTPDGLKQQLGGDRVTLRVREFSDATEADRVCQLLQPLEGVRQVVVNRAQGFSLNLVIDGDVVISRVRQCLDHEGLPVFALAQSRPSLDDVYLQATGRTLMDAELALAGQRDLKQEKRQSMR from the coding sequence ATGCCCCTTATTGAACTTCGGCACCTGCGCAAGTCTTACGGCTCTGTTGTGGCGCTCGAAGACTTGAACCTTGAGGTTCCTGAGGCCTGTCTTTATGGCCTCTTGGGACCCAATGGCGCTGGGAAAACGTCAACGCTTCGCATCCTGGCCACGTTGCTGGAACCTGACTCGGGATCGGTTCAGGTGGCCGGTATCGATGCCATAAAGGATCCCAGAGCGGTGCGACGTCAGCTTGGCTACGTGGCCCAGGAGGTGGCCATCGACAAAATCCTGACGGGTCGTGAGCTGCTCCAACTGCAGGGAGACCTTTATCACCTGCCAAGACGGGATCGTGATCAGCGCATGGCCGACCTCATCGAGCGCTTGGCCATGGGGGATTGGGTGGACCGACGCTGCGGCACCTATTCCGGAGGAATGCGGCGACGTCTGGACCTTGCGGCCGGTCTGTTGCATCGCCCCCGCCTGCTGGTGCTGGATGAGCCGACAGTGGGCCTTGATATCGAGAGCCGATCGGCCATCTGGGATCTGCTGCGCCAGCTGGTCAGTCAGGGCACCAGCGTGCTGCTCAGCAGTCACTACCTCGAAGAGATTGAGGCCATCGCCGATCGCATGGCGATCATCGATTCGGGACGGGTGATTGCAGAAGGCACCCCCGATGGGTTGAAACAACAGCTCGGGGGGGACCGTGTGACGCTGCGGGTGCGGGAATTCAGTGACGCCACAGAAGCCGATCGGGTCTGCCAGCTGCTGCAGCCCCTGGAGGGGGTCCGTCAGGTGGTGGTGAACCGGGCCCAGGGATTTTCGCTCAATCTCGTCATTGATGGAGACGTTGTGATCAGCAGGGTGCGTCAATGTCTGGATCATGAAGGCTTGCCTGTTTTTGCTCTCGCCCAGAGCCGTCCCAGCCTTGATGATGTCTACCTTCAGGCCACAGGCCGAACCCTGATGGATGCGGAGCTGGCCCTGGCCGGTCAGCGCGACCTCAAACAGGAAAAGCGCCAGTCCATGCGTTGA
- the fabG gene encoding 3-oxoacyl-[acyl-carrier-protein] reductase gives MLSSTSLDGQTALVTGGGRGIGKAIALALAEAGAEVVVNYANSAGAADEVVAAITAAGGKAYALKANVSIEEEVDGLIKAVLERSGRLDVLVNNAGITRDGLLMRMKTDDWQAVIDLNLTGVFLCSRAVARPMLKQKSGRIINITSVVGLMGNAGQANYAAAKAGVIGLTRSSAKELASRGITVNAVAPGFIATDMTKDLDADAILKDIPLGQFGTQEQVAGAVRFLAADDAAAYITGQVLQVDGGMVMA, from the coding sequence ATGCTCAGCTCCACCTCCCTCGACGGTCAGACCGCATTGGTGACAGGAGGCGGACGGGGCATCGGCAAAGCCATCGCCCTGGCCCTCGCGGAAGCCGGAGCTGAGGTGGTGGTCAACTACGCCAATTCCGCCGGTGCCGCTGACGAGGTGGTGGCTGCGATCACCGCTGCCGGTGGAAAGGCCTACGCCCTGAAGGCCAACGTCTCCATCGAGGAGGAGGTGGACGGACTGATCAAGGCGGTTCTGGAGCGCAGCGGTCGCCTGGACGTTCTGGTGAACAACGCTGGTATCACCAGGGACGGCCTGCTGATGCGGATGAAAACCGATGACTGGCAGGCGGTGATCGACCTGAACCTCACCGGGGTGTTTCTGTGCAGCCGTGCCGTGGCACGTCCGATGTTGAAGCAGAAAAGCGGCCGCATCATCAACATCACCTCGGTGGTGGGACTGATGGGGAATGCCGGTCAGGCCAACTACGCCGCGGCCAAAGCCGGGGTGATCGGCCTGACCCGCAGCTCCGCCAAGGAACTGGCCAGCAGGGGGATCACGGTCAATGCCGTGGCCCCTGGCTTCATCGCCACAGACATGACCAAGGATCTGGATGCCGACGCCATCCTCAAGGACATTCCCCTGGGACAGTTCGGCACCCAGGAACAGGTGGCTGGAGCCGTGCGCTTTCTCGCAGCGGACGACGCTGCTGCCTACATCACCGGTCAGGTTCTGCAGGTGGATGGCGGCATGGTGATGGCCTGA
- a CDS encoding heme o synthase, whose amino-acid sequence MAEAISAALPTRDQVVPSRKRIKLPPWLEVAKPRLIPLLLATTLGGMALTEGWPLSSPRLVCTLGGGALASAAAGVLNCLWEQDLDGRMARTSGRALPSGRLSPTSAFIGAITCTLAAAMLLVSGVNCLAAGLSLLGLCSYVLLYTALLKPRTTQNIVIGGVAGAIPPLVGAAAATGHVGLGGWWLFALVMVWTPAHFWALALLLKEDYRAVGIPMLPVIKGPVVTARAIRRYGWATVLLSGFGVLALPTGGVFYGMMLLPFNGRLIQMVQRLSKDPDSLTAAKGLFRWSILYLFGICLLLILSRTDLASSFDQQVMSALQQLPIV is encoded by the coding sequence ATGGCTGAAGCCATCTCCGCTGCCCTTCCCACTCGTGATCAGGTCGTTCCCTCGAGGAAACGAATCAAGCTCCCCCCTTGGCTTGAAGTGGCCAAACCAAGGCTGATCCCCTTGCTTCTGGCCACCACCCTGGGCGGCATGGCTCTCACCGAGGGATGGCCTTTGTCCTCCCCCCGTCTGGTCTGCACCCTGGGTGGCGGGGCACTGGCCTCTGCCGCGGCTGGAGTTCTCAACTGTCTGTGGGAGCAGGATCTGGATGGGCGCATGGCGCGCACCAGCGGCCGTGCTCTTCCCTCTGGTCGCCTTTCCCCCACAAGCGCCTTCATCGGCGCCATAACTTGCACCCTGGCGGCGGCCATGCTGCTGGTGAGCGGTGTGAACTGTCTGGCGGCTGGTCTGTCGCTGCTGGGGCTCTGCAGCTATGTGCTGCTGTACACCGCTCTGCTCAAGCCACGCACAACGCAGAACATCGTCATCGGTGGCGTCGCAGGGGCCATTCCTCCCCTCGTGGGAGCTGCTGCGGCGACGGGCCATGTAGGCCTGGGTGGATGGTGGCTTTTCGCGCTCGTGATGGTCTGGACACCCGCTCATTTCTGGGCCCTGGCGCTGTTGCTCAAGGAGGACTACCGAGCTGTCGGCATCCCGATGTTGCCGGTGATCAAAGGACCTGTGGTGACGGCACGGGCGATCCGTCGCTACGGCTGGGCCACGGTGCTGCTGAGCGGATTCGGTGTTCTGGCTCTGCCCACAGGAGGTGTTTTCTACGGAATGATGCTGCTTCCCTTCAATGGCCGACTGATCCAGATGGTGCAGCGTCTGTCGAAGGACCCCGACAGCCTGACCGCCGCCAAGGGACTGTTTCGCTGGTCGATCCTGTACCTGTTCGGCATTTGCTTGTTGCTGATTCTCAGCCGCACTGACCTCGCCTCCAGCTTTGATCAACAGGTGATGTCGGCCCTGCAGCAGCTGCCGATCGTCTGA
- a CDS encoding ABC transporter permease — translation MTSSALPSLANDRGALAELTQETVALTRRLFLQLLRRPSTLIAGILQPLIWLILFGALFANAPEGLLPGGMSYGRFLGAGVIVFTAFSGALNAGLPVMFDREFGFLNRLLVAPLRSRSSIVLASVIYITALSLLQSLAIMLTAAALGYGWPGGAGLLLVLLTLLMLVFAVTALSLGLAFALPGHIELIAVIFVANLPLLFASTALAPLSFMPSWLGWLAALNPLTFAIEPIRAAYRGPLDLSAVLLEAPYGDVTGFGCLSILVALTVGLFLLIRPLLNRKLS, via the coding sequence ATGACCTCTTCAGCCCTGCCTTCCCTCGCTAACGATCGCGGAGCTCTCGCCGAGCTCACGCAGGAGACCGTGGCTCTGACGCGACGATTGTTCCTGCAGTTGCTGCGTCGTCCTTCCACATTGATCGCTGGCATCCTTCAACCTCTGATCTGGTTGATTCTCTTCGGCGCCCTGTTTGCCAATGCACCGGAAGGCCTCCTTCCTGGGGGCATGAGCTACGGGAGGTTCCTTGGCGCTGGCGTGATCGTTTTCACCGCATTCAGTGGTGCCTTGAATGCGGGACTGCCGGTGATGTTCGATCGGGAGTTCGGTTTCCTGAACCGGCTGCTGGTGGCTCCGTTGCGCAGTCGCAGTTCGATCGTTCTGGCTTCGGTGATTTACATCACGGCCCTGAGCCTTCTGCAGAGCCTGGCCATCATGCTGACGGCCGCAGCCCTGGGGTACGGCTGGCCGGGAGGCGCTGGTCTCCTCTTGGTGCTTCTGACCCTGCTGATGCTGGTGTTCGCCGTTACGGCCCTGAGTCTCGGCCTGGCCTTTGCCCTACCGGGACATATCGAGCTGATTGCCGTCATCTTCGTGGCCAATTTGCCGTTGTTGTTCGCCAGCACAGCCTTGGCTCCGCTCTCCTTCATGCCCTCCTGGCTGGGCTGGCTTGCGGCCCTGAATCCCCTTACCTTCGCGATTGAACCCATCCGTGCCGCTTATCGCGGTCCGCTGGATCTTTCGGCGGTTCTTTTGGAGGCCCCCTACGGCGATGTGACCGGTTTCGGCTGTCTCAGCATCCTTGTCGCCCTCACCGTTGGACTCTTCCTTCTGATTCGTCCCCTGCTCAACCGCAAGTTGTCCTGA
- a CDS encoding COX15/CtaA family protein, whose translation MMLSSTTPLRRRLGRLTAHLVVAVVALVVIGGATRVMEAGLACPDWPLCFGTLLPGRQMNIQVFLEWFHRLDAFVIGIALVVMATVSVLWRRSLPRWLPWMSGSLVLLVALQGGLGALTVLQLLPSAVVTAHLALALTLVALLSGLTQCLLQSTDGQPPWWWRPLSALALAGVVSQCLLGARMATSWAAQRCLAGGEACRWLAWHRSAAAPVAGLVLLFVLVALLAGGWSRRQWPLLLSAVALVATQVILGITTLRLGLDQPLVTVAHQLVAALLVGLLAALLVRRPASVAVVPCSVVLDDSSLEPCHG comes from the coding sequence ATGATGCTTTCCTCCACGACTCCACTGCGACGCCGTCTGGGGCGTCTCACGGCTCATCTTGTTGTTGCTGTAGTTGCCCTCGTGGTGATCGGAGGGGCAACCCGCGTCATGGAGGCGGGTCTGGCCTGTCCGGACTGGCCCCTTTGCTTCGGAACGCTCCTTCCCGGTCGTCAGATGAACATCCAGGTGTTCCTGGAGTGGTTCCATCGCCTTGATGCCTTCGTCATCGGCATCGCCCTGGTGGTGATGGCCACCGTCTCCGTTCTTTGGAGGCGTTCCCTGCCTCGATGGCTCCCCTGGATGAGTGGCTCGCTGGTGTTGCTGGTTGCTCTGCAGGGTGGCCTCGGTGCTCTCACGGTGTTGCAGTTGCTGCCATCGGCGGTGGTCACGGCTCATCTGGCCTTGGCGCTCACGCTTGTGGCTCTGCTCAGCGGATTGACGCAGTGTCTGCTGCAGTCCACGGATGGTCAGCCTCCCTGGTGGTGGCGTCCCCTCTCCGCCCTTGCCCTTGCCGGTGTGGTGAGCCAGTGCCTGCTGGGGGCACGCATGGCCACGTCCTGGGCAGCCCAGCGCTGCCTGGCCGGTGGTGAGGCTTGCCGGTGGCTGGCCTGGCATCGCTCCGCGGCAGCCCCTGTCGCCGGTTTGGTGCTGTTGTTTGTCCTGGTGGCCTTGCTGGCGGGTGGGTGGAGTCGCCGTCAGTGGCCGCTGCTCCTGTCTGCAGTGGCGCTGGTGGCCACCCAGGTCATCCTCGGCATCACCACCCTCCGGCTTGGGCTGGATCAACCCCTGGTCACGGTGGCCCATCAGCTGGTGGCAGCGCTGCTGGTGGGTCTTTTGGCGGCGCTTTTGGTGCGCCGTCCAGCGTCTGTTGCTGTCGTCCCCTGTTCCGTCGTCCTCGACGACTCCTCTCTGGAGCCTTGTCATGGCTGA
- a CDS encoding N-acetylmannosamine-6-phosphate 2-epimerase: MIPTTERLEQGLIVSVQAPPGSPMRDSQVIAAMAEASLRCGAVGVRLESPEHIGAVRRRCPDALIIGLWKCTFPDSPVYITPGWKEVQAVWSAGADVIALDATQRPRPEEQRLEALIQRCRSELRAPLMADVDSVANGIRAAELGCDWVGTTLYGYTEDTADQSPPALNLLPELRKELKTSVRLICEGGISSPTAACTALEAGADNVVVGTAITGVDLQVQAYCRGMAA; encoded by the coding sequence ATGATCCCTACGACTGAGCGGCTTGAGCAGGGACTGATCGTTTCGGTGCAGGCCCCCCCGGGCTCCCCCATGCGTGATTCCCAGGTGATCGCAGCAATGGCGGAAGCGTCCTTGCGCTGCGGAGCTGTCGGAGTACGCCTGGAGAGTCCGGAGCACATTGGGGCCGTACGCCGCCGCTGCCCCGATGCGCTCATCATTGGACTGTGGAAATGCACCTTCCCCGATAGTCCCGTTTACATCACACCGGGATGGAAGGAGGTTCAGGCGGTGTGGTCCGCTGGCGCCGATGTCATTGCGTTGGACGCCACCCAGCGCCCTCGGCCGGAGGAACAACGGTTGGAGGCGTTGATTCAGCGTTGCCGGTCTGAGTTGCGGGCTCCACTCATGGCAGATGTCGACAGCGTCGCGAACGGCATCCGTGCTGCCGAGCTGGGTTGCGATTGGGTCGGCACAACGCTCTATGGCTACACCGAGGACACGGCTGACCAGTCGCCGCCGGCCCTGAACCTGCTGCCGGAGCTGCGGAAGGAACTGAAAACGTCGGTTCGCCTAATCTGTGAAGGGGGGATCTCCTCGCCAACCGCAGCCTGCACTGCCCTTGAGGCTGGCGCGGACAACGTGGTGGTTGGAACGGCGATCACCGGGGTAGACCTGCAGGTGCAGGCCTACTGCCGAGGGATGGCGGCCTGA
- the coxB gene encoding cytochrome c oxidase subunit II, with the protein MQIPSAIVTLVIGMLLAIGGLWIGQNINLLPVDASVNAPIYDELFRVLFTIGTILFVGIVGLLIYSLIRFRRRSDQLGDGIAIEGNLPLEIFWTAVPAVVVLFVGLYSYDIYDRMGGMVPLAHDHMAGTSEERIWGGISSGSTLSDNTAASALPIDVTAMQFAFLFHYPEGDITAGELHVPANRPVTLHMEAKDVIHAFWVPEFRLKQDVIPGQPTQLSFTATRPGRYPIVCAELCGPYHGGMRSTVVVDEPDDWDAWFSSNAKTEDTTTT; encoded by the coding sequence ATGCAGATCCCATCAGCCATCGTCACTCTGGTGATCGGGATGCTCCTCGCCATTGGGGGGCTTTGGATCGGTCAGAACATCAATCTCCTACCGGTTGATGCGAGCGTCAACGCACCGATTTACGACGAACTTTTTCGGGTTCTGTTCACAATCGGAACGATTCTGTTTGTGGGCATCGTCGGACTTCTGATCTACAGCTTGATCCGATTCCGTCGCCGAAGCGATCAACTCGGTGATGGAATCGCCATCGAAGGCAATCTTCCTTTGGAGATTTTCTGGACTGCCGTCCCGGCTGTTGTTGTGCTGTTCGTTGGCCTCTACAGCTACGACATCTACGATCGCATGGGCGGAATGGTGCCGCTGGCTCACGACCACATGGCTGGGACCAGTGAAGAGCGCATCTGGGGCGGAATCAGCTCTGGCTCAACACTGTCTGACAACACCGCAGCCAGCGCACTGCCGATTGATGTGACGGCCATGCAATTTGCCTTTCTCTTTCATTACCCGGAGGGAGATATCACAGCGGGAGAGCTGCATGTACCGGCAAACCGACCGGTTACGCTGCATATGGAGGCGAAGGATGTGATTCATGCCTTCTGGGTGCCTGAATTCCGCCTCAAACAGGACGTCATCCCTGGGCAACCGACCCAATTGAGTTTCACGGCCACCCGCCCGGGACGTTATCCAATCGTCTGCGCAGAGCTCTGCGGCCCGTATCACGGCGGCATGCGCTCCACGGTGGTTGTCGACGAACCTGACGATTGGGATGCCTGGTTCAGCAGCAACGCCAAAACGGAAGACACCACCACGACTTGA